The sequence ATTGACACGTCTAATGCCTACGGCGAGGGACACAGTGAAAATCTCATTGGACGTTTTTTGAAAGAGCGCTCTGATCGCGACGACATAGTCATTTGCACAAAGGGGGGCAATAGCTTTGAGACGCTCTCGGGCGGTGGCTGGGGACGCGATTTCACCTCCGATTTTATCGGGAGGAGCCTAGAGGGGAGTCTTCAGCGCTTGGGATTGGAAGCCGTTGACCTTTATTTGCTCCACAATCCCAAGCTTGACGACATGAAGGCGGAGGATTGCTACGCCCTTCTTGAGAAGTGCAAGGATGAAGGTAAGCTCAAGGCCTGGGGTGTGTCGATCAATACACCCGAGGAATGCGACTATGCCGTTGAGTCGAAAAAAGCAGCGCTCTTTCAAATGGAATACAATGTTTTAAACCAAAGCGCGGCAGATTCATTCGCCAGAGCAAAAGACAAGGGTGCCGGTGTTATTTGCCGCGTCCCGCTCAAGCGGGGTTTCCTCTCCGGCAAGATCGATGAAACGGTCGAGTTTGGCGAAGATGACATGCGCCGTCGTATCTTGACTGCCGATAACATTCGGAAGTTTCAAGGCAAGTTAAATCGCCTTCGGGACGTGGCCGGGCAATTGAATATTTCTCCCGTCGAGGCGGCTCTTCGCTTCTGTGTATCAAATTCTAATATCTCTACCATTATTCCCGGCATTCGTACCGAAGAGCAGGCGGCACAGAACGCAAGGTGTGGAACGCCACTGCCGCCCGAGGCGGTGAGACAGCTCACCGACTAGTTTTTTTGCTCCTTCTCTTTGTTTTTTTGTTTTCACGGTCAACGTATGTTTTGTAAACAGAGATGCCGTCGAGCTCGCCGTAGCCCGCATCGATTCCTTCTTTGTATAGTGGGATGCAGGCGTCTCCCACGGGGGATATCGCACCTACTTGGTTCGCGAGATTTACGCCAAGTTGGATGTCCTTCATCTGAACATCGAGGGTGCTCATGGGTTTGGAGAATTTTTCGTGAACCATCAAAGGCGCTTGGGTTTGAAACTGGGCCCAGCCCCCCACACGGCTCCGCCCCAAAGCATCGAGCAGGAAGTTTTTCGAAAACCCGCAACCAAGGCCCACTCTTAAAATTTCGGATATCACGCAGCGACCCATCGTTGTCAGATAGTTGACTGTCACTTTGAGCTCGGCCCCCGAGCCTGATTTGCCGCAATAAATATAATCGGAGAGCATTTGGCCCAGCAGGGGAGCCACCTTGTTGTAGGCTCTCTTGCTGCCGCCCACCAAGAAGAGACCTTCACGCTGGGCGACAAATCCGCTGTTGCCGCTTACAGAGCCGTCCAGGTAGGTAACCTTTTTCTTCTTGCACAGCAGCGCGTGTTTTCTCGAATCGTTAGGGTCTGATGTTGTTGTGTCGATGACCACTTCGGGAGCGAGGCCTGGGGAAAAGGCTAGATACCCGTCTTTGCCTTGCGTTGTTTTTAGTGAAATTTTTGAGTTGGGCACCGAAATGAAAACGATATCGGCCTCCTCGGCAACCGCCCGGGGAGTGTTGAGCGGAATCCCCCCAATTTTTTTGAATTTCCGGCGGGCCGCCAGCGAGATATCCGTGCCGACCATGGCATATCCGTCTTGAATTAGATTTTTTGAAAAAGCCTGGCCCATTAATCCGAGTCCGATAAAGCCGATAGTCTTGTTTTTCAGTTTAGTGGTCATTTCGTTTCTCCAAAGAATAGGATGAATGCACAGTTTAATGATTATTTAAAGAGAAACTTAGATGCAACGTCAGGATAGGCTTGTCAAGGGTTAGTACTTTTTCGTGATTTATTTGGAGTTGGCTAGACTAATATTCTTCATTGCTAAGGAGTTCGATACTGTATTTGTGTTGATTTCCCCGATAGTAGATTTGGGAAAATTCGACGGGCTCACCATCTGTATCGTAAACGAAAGTTTCCACATACAAGACGGGGTCCAGAAGGCCGATGTTGAGTTGCCCGGCAACCTCGTTGTCCGCCGCTCTGGCCTCAAATGTCTGGTTGACCTTTCCGACTGTGAGGTGAAGTCGGTGTTTGATGATGTCGAACATGGTTCGGTTAACGATGTCGTCCTGGGTTACTTTTTCGGCAAGGTGCGAAGGAAGAAAATTCATCGTGTAGAAATAGGGAGAGCCCTCTTCCATTCGGATACGCCGTATTCGCGTGATGCGGCTTTGATTCAAGGGGCTGAAGAACGCCTCGATGTCGGGAGGGGGCATCATCTCATCGATGGAGAGCAGAAGGCGCTCTCCATCTCCAGGGACGTCTTGCCCGATGATTCCAGTTAATTTGGTCTTTTGATGTTTCGGCAGCGTTTTCGAAATAAAAGTTCCGTGACCACGTTCGCGGTCTAGTAGCCCATCCGATTCAAGAATAGATAAAGCCTGCCGAAGGGTTACGCGGCTGACGCCAAAAGATTTGGCCAGGTCCATTTCCTTGGGGAGCTTGTCGCCTGGCGCAAGCTCTCCTTGCTCGATTCTTCGGCGCAGCATTTTCATGATCTGATAGTAGAAGGGTATGGAATGGTCTTTAATAGGATGTTCGAGTTGAATTTCGTTCATTGTTTTCCCGTAGTGTAAATAAAAATTCTTTATGATCGAGAAAAACCCTTAGATTCGACATCCATGAATCAAGGATGATTGTTTGAAGCAATCTCTAGGGGGCGGTGTTGACTGAAATCTCGACTATCTAAATTTAGCATAATCATGACGAAATTGATTGGTCTAGTGCAACAAAATGAAAATTTTGGAGGCACTGTCCCAAATCCCCTGATAAATTAGGTGGAACCTGATAAGACAGGAAATTAGACAATTTTGACCATATAAGACTCCACATGAGCTTGCCATTGCTCGTCAAAGCATGGTATTGAAAGTAATACCTGGCGAGGAGTCAATCTGAGTTTGTGCCGAGTTGATTTTTTAAGCTGAGGCCCTAATTTCTAGTGTTAATGAGTCAATGCCATTTTGGGCAGGGCAAAGTTGCCCCTGTATTTAGGACCATTGGATTGAGGAGGTTTGTGCGTGAGTCTTGAGGGTAAAGTTGCACTAGTAACGGGCGGAAATCGTAGTATTGGAAAATCGATTTCTCTTGAACTTGCCAAGAGGGGTGCGGCGGTGGCCGTTCAATTTCACGCAAATGCAGATCCAGCGAAAGAGGTTGTCGAGGAGATTAAATCCTGTGGTGGCAAGGCGGCTGCATTCCAAGTCGACGTTAGTCAACGTGATGAAGTTGAGGCGATGGTCGAGGCTTGCCAGGCTGAGCTGGGGTCGGTGGATATCCTTGTGAACAACGCGCGGCAGCTCGTCAAGGGTAGGGAGTTTATGGAACTCAACTGGGAGGAGCACTACGTTCCCCACATTGAGGTCATGCTGAAGGGTACTTTTAACTGCTGTCAGGTTGCTTTGCCCGCGATGATCAAAAAGGGCTCGGGTAGAATCATTAATATCCTGAGCACTGTCATTGCGGAACGAAATCCAAGAACCAACTCCTACGGTTCCATCAAATCTGGTCTTCTTTATTTTTCTCAAAATCTGGCCACGGAAATGGGGCAGCACGGGATCACGGTCAACATGGTATCCCCTGGCCTGACCGTAACGGAGCGCCCCATTCTTCATTCGGGTGATTACCAAAAAGACTATATTGAGCAAATACCTGCGGGCCGAATGGGGACAACACAGGATGTCGCAGAGGCCGTGGCGTTTTTTGCCGGAGATGAGGCCTCCTTCATCAGCGGAGTCAATATGGC comes from Nitrospinaceae bacterium and encodes:
- a CDS encoding aldo/keto reductase — protein: MEKRMLGNTGVEITVMGFGAMTIGGRFGPVDDNESNRALHTAIDGGMNFIDTSNAYGEGHSENLIGRFLKERSDRDDIVICTKGGNSFETLSGGGWGRDFTSDFIGRSLEGSLQRLGLEAVDLYLLHNPKLDDMKAEDCYALLEKCKDEGKLKAWGVSINTPEECDYAVESKKAALFQMEYNVLNQSAADSFARAKDKGAGVICRVPLKRGFLSGKIDETVEFGEDDMRRRILTADNIRKFQGKLNRLRDVAGQLNISPVEAALRFCVSNSNISTIIPGIRTEEQAAQNARCGTPLPPEAVRQLTD
- a CDS encoding NAD(P)-dependent oxidoreductase: MTTKLKNKTIGFIGLGLMGQAFSKNLIQDGYAMVGTDISLAARRKFKKIGGIPLNTPRAVAEEADIVFISVPNSKISLKTTQGKDGYLAFSPGLAPEVVIDTTTSDPNDSRKHALLCKKKKVTYLDGSVSGNSGFVAQREGLFLVGGSKRAYNKVAPLLGQMLSDYIYCGKSGSGAELKVTVNYLTTMGRCVISEILRVGLGCGFSKNFLLDALGRSRVGGWAQFQTQAPLMVHEKFSKPMSTLDVQMKDIQLGVNLANQVGAISPVGDACIPLYKEGIDAGYGELDGISVYKTYVDRENKKTKRRSKKTSR
- a CDS encoding GntR family transcriptional regulator; the protein is MNEIQLEHPIKDHSIPFYYQIMKMLRRRIEQGELAPGDKLPKEMDLAKSFGVSRVTLRQALSILESDGLLDRERGHGTFISKTLPKHQKTKLTGIIGQDVPGDGERLLLSIDEMMPPPDIEAFFSPLNQSRITRIRRIRMEEGSPYFYTMNFLPSHLAEKVTQDDIVNRTMFDIIKHRLHLTVGKVNQTFEARAADNEVAGQLNIGLLDPVLYVETFVYDTDGEPVEFSQIYYRGNQHKYSIELLSNEEY
- a CDS encoding SDR family oxidoreductase, with protein sequence MSLEGKVALVTGGNRSIGKSISLELAKRGAAVAVQFHANADPAKEVVEEIKSCGGKAAAFQVDVSQRDEVEAMVEACQAELGSVDILVNNARQLVKGREFMELNWEEHYVPHIEVMLKGTFNCCQVALPAMIKKGSGRIINILSTVIAERNPRTNSYGSIKSGLLYFSQNLATEMGQHGITVNMVSPGLTVTERPILHSGDYQKDYIEQIPAGRMGTTQDVAEAVAFFAGDEASFISGVNMAVSGGKAFF